attattgtgttcgtagcacacggtaaaagaagaaggtaagtaaattttgattatgttagttttttttttatttaaaatttatacccgagtttattttataagtaaatttcaattatgttaattagttccacaaaattttcatgagtttatttttacgcatatttaattataccagttctatctttaatatacttgcatctatttttgggttaagaaatgttccaattctctcaggtaaattttcagcatttatttctattcaaaaataaaattatatatttttaacacaaaaattatgtggcatgagtttatttttatgttacattttttttatgaaaatatgagtaaagatgagattttcacgatattattttaaattgtataaattataataagatgattttaaaacctcttatggtaacgaaagttcaaagttattgatgctcggtaccgcagtttaaagtttatacggatcagagtgcacccacactgtttacagagtggttatttatgttagtggatttctcctgagtgcacacctggtttcggaccaagacttaataaggaaaatctcatttaaagtttacgtacgttgatttagtttggtcggccagccagctaagtccagtcttcggaccgcacaacccagtcatgggggtaaacatgacttacagcaaaaaggcctaagggtgatttttatataatatatgtttatacatatttaattacgtgtacaaagttaatgataatttgaaggaaaagtgtaagtttacgtaaaaaggatcattctggtacttaaatgacgatctaaggaaaacgtataaggaaaagtatatgtatgtttatcattaaatatttttatagttttaaagttaaaagtttaatttagcagttatagtatatgattgtaaaaatttactgttgaaattgatgacaaaagttttatgcagaaaattttaaatttatattttttctaaaagcagtcttgaagttatagtattaaatattattttaagaaattctttaaaagctcattttggtcacacactaataataatcttatttacttactgagcgtcgtctcaccccaatcatattttatttcagataactctgaaggatatgtcggaaatcaggcttaacaaacatgcgggtggggattagaaaaataaagattgattagaaatattagtatggttttagatatttatgtttgtgtaatttttcttctttggaaataaatgattgtaatatggataattagcgctctggtttaataaaaattgagtttattttacttccgctgtaaattaatagtaaaaagttaatatcccaggcccctcggggtcggggtgttacattgcGTATAAAAGGGTATGTGTATTCCATCAATCTATCCCATCAAGTCAAGGTAAAGACTATAAGACACTCCATAAAATTATAGTTCTCTTTTAAAGAGATTGAAGTAACTCTTAGTAGTATATTTACAGGTCTATATTTACAGGTCAACACACAATGGACGGAGGTACAAATTTCTTCCGCAGCTCATGTTTTTAACATGTTATTCTATTAAATATTCTTTCATACTCACAAATTACAAAATAGTATAATTAGATCAATGTTAACATTACTTCTTGTAAATGCAACAAATAGAAATTCTATTATTgcatccaaaatacaatacaaatcaaaataacaatttttttaaaacaaaatagaataaaaaagcATGGATGGTACAAGTACCCTAACTTTAAAAAGATTAACAAACGCGCCAATGCTCCACAGTCCTGGAGCACATTGGATTCAAAAAGCAGATGGTACCCAATCAATGAATGcgattaatataatattaaaaatatctatCAATCGTCTTGGCACTCAAATtgagcatttaggaaaaataaaaaaaaataaataaaaggagaaaaaatCCACCATGGTCCAATAATCTTGGCATCCAAATTGTAGTGATAAGTTGTGGCTTaggatcttctcaatctcaaaAGTTAACTCATGAAGTGAGATttttcctcacacttaataattgaCCACTAACTCCTTTCATAATCGATGTGAATAACTCCAACAATGCTGTCCTCACACATCAGGTTCCAAATCGATCGACAGCATCACGCTCCCAACATATTAGGAAAAATGTTGAACCATAACTCTGATATCAGTGTTGAGCGAATTAAGACCTTCTCAATtccaaaagttagctcatggaTTGATGTTTTTCTTCACACTTAATAATTGACCACCACCCTTTTTAACAAAATAACCTTAATAGTTAAATCATAACTATGGTCCCCACACTGAAGATCCAATCATCCTATCCCACATGGTCAACCCATAAttccagattttttttttatgcagcCTTTTTCGTAACTCACCAAGGGAGAAAAGCAAAATAACAATGCACGATGTGGCAGTGGCGGCCGCATGGTGAGGTGGTGGTTGGCACCTTAGGCCATGGTGAAGGACCATGGCTATGTAACTATTATTGTCataataaacttttatttgggaATTATCGGAAACATTCAACatctagaattttttttaatccCTAAAAATGGAGCCTAAACATCATTGAAACTAACTATTTATACAATAAAATATGTGTAGCTAATTATTGGAAACACCGATAGATGGTAAAAATTGGAAATTTCTTTGTAAAATTATTACTTTAAATTCCTAGTAAATAAAAGTTGaaagatgaaaaaaaatattgttttataGTTGATGtgataagaaaataaaaataaagcactAACAATAcaagtttttttcttttggaaagacAATAATACAACTCGATAAAATACACAATAAAGAAGATTGAAAAATcaaagagatggagagagagagagagagagagagagagagagagagtaaacctTGGTTAACAGTAAAGAAAGTAAAATTTCAGATGAAATCATTGATAATAAGTTATTAATTACTTTCCTTATGATCAAGTACCAATTGTGCAAGGTTGACTTTCTCTCATTTGTATAGATCAAAGAATAGATAGaaaaaataaagaggaaggagAAAAAATAGGAAATGAGAAAAAGAATAAGGAGGCATTTGACTTTTATGATGTATTCTaaaattgagatttaatataattttatataatatttattttataaattattataaatttaaaattcattcatATAAATAAAATGAGAGCCAATAAGTTTCCTATCATAATAAATTGTTATAATTACATTTTCCACAGTACGTAAAGACAGAAATATTAGAAAGTTCTCAGCTGACATTGAAAAGTAGTTAAGCTCGTCTCTTCTTCCGACGTCTAGCATTCAATGCTCATACATCTCTTTTCTTCACCCCCACCACCATCACCACTACCACCGCcattatcttcttcttcatcgacgaaccagaTCAATGCCCTTCGTTAAATctccttcatcatcatcatcttcttcttcttcttcttcttcttcttcctgaatATCATGTGTTAGGGTTTGGTGGCTTGTTTGAGCATCATCGATTTGGGCTGTCAGAAATCTAATCATTTGGCTTTTTTGATCCGCCTCAACATACTTTCCAGAAGTCTAGATCTTGTTGCAGATGCCCATTAGAATTTAGTTCGTTTAATTCTATATAAAAAATCTTTTCTACCACTAGGTGACTTAGGGGGGCTTCTTTCTCTCCACATTTGCACCTTTTTCTTCCCTTGATCCCAAACCGGCCAAACGCCATGTCACTTAGGCTAGGATGCCGAATTGTTGTGCTTGAAAATCGAACCAATGATGTGATCGAAATCAAAGTGGATCATGACGGCTATTACACCGATGCTTCAATCCGCGTTTCATCCGGCGGAACTGAAGAATACCCGGCTGCTAAATTTATAAGGGAATCTAGGACTTCGCTAACGCCTTTGACTCTGAAGGTTTATAAAGGCGGAAAGTGCACAGGCCGGACATTGAGACCGAGGGATTTCACCTCCTATGTGAAAATCATCTTTAGCGATTTACCAGATGGACGCCTGAGGATCTGCGGCATTGAAGAACAGGCCACTGATTTAGGTCGATTTAGGTATGTTTGTCTTTCTCCTCGCTCACTTTTGATCTTCTTGATTCAACCATGATTCgtttaatgtattttgttttgatggATTAATTATCTTTATATCACCCATGGAGGGGCTTGGGTTCTCTGCTAGGGAGGGACTACAGGGGGCGGCCGGAGATAGAGTTATAGTATGAACGCAAAGATGAGGATATCATAGTCTGGTaacttcttttctttcccttcaaTCTCTTGGCTGTTAGTTGAAGTCCAAACGTTAGGCAGATGGTTTTGAGATACAAAACCAATCATGATCTCAGCTTCTTTCCTAGTGGActtcttttctttttggtttttttttggtTTGCTATCCTTCCTAATTTTGTGTTGGCGCTGATGAGAAAGTATGCTTTTTATGATGAATATTTTATCGAAGAGTTCAATATTGTTTAAAAATGGGCTAATTTGTTGTTATACTCACATTTGTAACTCCCACAAAGGGATTTTGTCATTGGATGGCTCCAATCCCCTTCTGGGAGACCTCTCCAGCATTCAAGAGAGATGAGGAAGTTTGAATGCAAGCAGATGTTGAGTTACAATGAACATACTTGCTCTCTCTTTAAGTATTGAGTTTATACTAGGGATTTTGTTGTTGTCATTGCTTGGGATGTCATTGGGAGCAATTTGTTGAATTAGTTGTGATTAATTGCCTCTCTATTCCCATGGAATGAAACATGGTTTCTATCAGCTTCAATTGAATTTTGGTATGTTTCTAGTGTGGCTGTCTTCTTATGGTTAAAGTGGAGGTATGGACAGGGCAGTGTATTCCATGTCTGAGCTGCTCTGAGCATCACGAGGTGCTTGGTTGCATTCTTGGGACGTGCGTGGATCTTTGTATATTTGCACTGGTCCACGGGCTTCTTGAAGTGGGGGCTGCCCCAAGTTAATGTACAACGAGCTACCCAAAGGTCCTTGGGTAGGTTAGGTTAGAGATGGATCTCATGTAGGCCTTTGCCAAGTTGCCCCTAGGCCCCTAGGTAGGTCAACTTAGAGCAAGGCCCGCCTGCATAAGAATTCATTAAGCTGCACTTTGTCCCCTGGGTAGGTTAGGTAGGGGCTAGAGCTCACCTAAGCCTTCATAAAGTGGCCTTGGGCGGGTGGTCAGGTACAAGCTAGGGATCAAATAGCCCTTCACTACCGCTTAAGGTCTTTTGGGCAGGTCAGCTTAGATATGATCTCTGCTTGTATCTTGCCCCTTGTTGGGCTACCATGTGTCCCTTGGGTAGGTGGTGCATTTAGATGCCCTTCACATCCGCACTTGAGGTGTCAGTATCCATAGGTCAAGGGAGTAATTATGTCTTACTTTTGTTCTTTTGGCGGTATGAGTTGATTCATTACTTGTCTTGTGGATGCAATTTCCTTTCTCACCCATTTCTCCCACATTGGTCCATTAGGTTTCATAGCTCCAATCATCTTCCTTACCATGCCTACACAAATTTTTGGAGAGACGTGATGTCTGGTTGGGCTAGACTTGCATCTAGGTCATGTGGGCGTTCTCTAGGTGCTCTACCCTTTTGTGTTTTGTATCATAGTAACCTGGGTTGCtacctcctccccccccccccctctccccaAGAATCGCAATACAAATTGCATGTACCAATTCAAGGGTTGACAGTTTTTTGGACGACAGGGGTCGAGTTCCAAATCGCCAAAAGTGGAGATCTAGATTTGGGAGAGAAGAACTTACAAAGCATGCAATGGTGTGAGAAGAGGGTTGTAAGCTTGTGAAGACAATAAGAGAAGAAGGCTTCAAAGCCTAGGATGGCTAAAGAACGGTTGCTTGCTATTGGGCGAAACTATGTGAGGGTTGCGTATTGTGCAATGGTGGATGGAGACTTTGTGAGGGTTTCTTGCTATTGATGAGACTTTGTTAGGGTTTCTTGTGCTATGGTAGAGGGATATGAACAAACAAGGAGATACAACTAGCTCCTTGACTGGGAAGTTTACCTCCCCACTCCATTTTTTCGTGTGGAAAGAATGATTGCCCAAGGATTTTAcccctttccccttcttttgtgcagattagtattaaaaaaattagcttatcaatttacatttaaaaatttaatattgGGAAGAGCGGTTTAGTGGCTTTGATTGTGCTTGTTTAGCATGTTATGGAGTCGGCTATTGAAATGGGGTGTGTTATTTTGGATTGGCTTTTGACTTACTTAGGGATCCCTTTGGTAGGTGACCCTATTCCTGCTGATTTTTGAAATCTAGTAGTGGAAAGGGTGACAAAGAAATTAGATGGTTGGAAGAGGGTTCTTGACACGCTTGGGGGTAGAATAactttgattcaagtgtgtgtttctACCATTTTGTTATActtttttgtctatttttgaGATTATAGTGGGGATTGCTAGCCAGCTTTGAGAGGACAATGATAGATTTTTTGTGGTCTAGTGGGGGGAGTTATATAGAATATTTAGTGAATTGGGGTGATGTTTGAAGGTCTAAAGGAGGGGGCTGGGACTTGAttagttggtgtctaaaaacaatGTTCTTTTAGCTAAATTGTTATAGTGCTTCCCTCTAGAAGAATCGTCCCTTTGAGATAAGGTAATAAGAAGTAATTTTGGAGGTTGGATGataatgggtgggatactaatgtTAATTTAAGATGTTCTTTGAGGAATCTTTGTGGAGGTCCATTTCCTAGATTTATCCTTCATTCACTCCTCACACTCAACTTGAGATGGGGACGGGTTCTTGTATTCATTTTTGGAAAGCACTTGGTTGGGAAAGGCCTCCTTTTCCACTTTTTACCCTCATCTCTTTCATTTGAATTCTAAGCAAAATAGAGCTATATCTTTCTTTTTGGTGATCTGAGCAGTCCATTGGTTTCTTAGGACCTCCACTTTAGGAGACCTCTGAACTAGAGAGATGGTGGAGTTGTcatctttgttatctttattgaatggGATTAACCTTTCTTTAGGGAGGG
This genomic stretch from Malania oleifera isolate guangnan ecotype guangnan chromosome 3, ASM2987363v1, whole genome shotgun sequence harbors:
- the LOC131152380 gene encoding uncharacterized protein LOC131152380 isoform X1, giving the protein MSLRLGCRIVVLENRTNDVIEIKVDHDGYYTDASIRVSSGGTEEYPAAKFIRESRTSLTPLTLKVYKGGKCTGRTLRPRDFTSYVKIIFSDLPDGRLRICGIEEQATDLGRFSLLAPFNDASYSSL
- the LOC131152380 gene encoding uncharacterized protein LOC131152380 isoform X2, which produces MSLRLGCRIVVLENRTNDVIEIKVDHDGYYTDASIRVSSGGTEEYPAAKFIRESRTSLTPLTLKVYKGGKCTGRTLRPRDFTSYVKIIFSDLPDGRLRICGIEEQATDLGRFREGLQGAAGDRVIV